A genomic stretch from Candidatus Eisenbacteria bacterium includes:
- a CDS encoding DUF6475 domain-containing protein gives MTPEGMEKLFDLIEGASRITMTPKQRDAYDVLLADQDDKSVLQRCLAFYRSPAAAMRKEKVPTPGDLIEQPRAKADAAAMAWATVRRAIGQVGSYRSVEFEDGAITASVEAMGGWVSLCDKSPKELDMLAWQFRNLYISLAGKCERKPLAGRHELQNRSNGHAKELEAAKQIPTLGSAPALPQLEEETT, from the coding sequence ATGACGCCGGAGGGGATGGAAAAACTATTTGACTTGATCGAGGGTGCTTCCCGGATCACGATGACGCCCAAACAGCGGGATGCCTACGATGTCCTTCTCGCGGATCAGGACGACAAGAGCGTGCTCCAACGGTGTCTGGCGTTTTACCGTTCGCCCGCTGCGGCGATGCGCAAAGAAAAAGTCCCAACGCCGGGAGACCTCATCGAACAGCCCCGGGCGAAGGCTGACGCCGCCGCGATGGCATGGGCGACGGTGCGCCGAGCCATCGGACAGGTGGGGTCGTATCGTTCCGTCGAGTTTGAGGACGGGGCGATTACCGCGAGCGTTGAAGCCATGGGCGGGTGGGTGTCTCTCTGCGACAAGTCCCCGAAGGAGCTTGACATGCTGGCATGGCAGTTCCGCAACCTGTACATCAGTCTTGCCGGCAAATGCGAACGGAAGCCCCTTGCCGGCAGGCACGAGCTACAGAACCGGTCGAATGGACATGCCAAGGAATTGGAAGCCGCGAAACAAATTCCAACTCTCGGCAGCGCCCCCGCGTTGCCGCAGCTTGAGGAGGAAACAACGTGA